The Saccharothrix variisporea genome has a segment encoding these proteins:
- a CDS encoding TAXI family TRAP transporter solute-binding subunit, which produces MRSWKVPVAVLAVALVAVGCGGKRETSDTGSKTAACEAADGRITIATGNSGGVYYVVGGGLAKLISDNTKLKATAAETGASVQNIQQLVAGDYDMAFSLADTAADAVKGKGAFEGKPQKIQALTRLYPNYTQVLVRASSGINSIADMKGKRISTGSPKSGTEVISNRLFAAAGLDPEKDVQAQRLDLAKTADGMKDGSLDGLIWSGGLPTAQITDITTSLKDQVKFIDITPQLAKLKEVNSVYDKGTIPAATYGQPADVPTVVVPNVLLVKADFPDANACAITKLVFQKKAELEKVHPAAKDIIKEKAAMTDPVPLHAGSLDAFGG; this is translated from the coding sequence ATGCGTAGCTGGAAGGTCCCCGTCGCCGTCCTGGCGGTGGCGCTCGTCGCCGTCGGGTGCGGCGGCAAGCGCGAGACCTCGGACACCGGCTCCAAGACCGCGGCGTGCGAGGCGGCCGACGGGCGGATCACCATCGCGACCGGCAACTCCGGCGGCGTCTACTACGTCGTCGGCGGCGGCCTGGCCAAGCTGATCAGCGACAACACCAAGCTCAAGGCCACCGCGGCGGAGACCGGCGCGTCCGTGCAGAACATCCAGCAGCTGGTCGCGGGCGACTACGACATGGCGTTCTCGCTGGCCGACACCGCGGCCGACGCGGTCAAGGGCAAGGGCGCGTTCGAGGGCAAGCCGCAGAAGATCCAGGCCCTGACCCGCCTGTACCCGAACTACACGCAGGTGCTGGTGCGGGCGTCCAGCGGCATCAACTCGATCGCCGACATGAAGGGCAAGCGGATCTCCACCGGCTCGCCCAAGTCCGGCACCGAGGTCATCTCCAACCGCCTGTTCGCCGCCGCCGGCCTCGACCCGGAGAAGGACGTCCAGGCGCAGCGCCTCGACCTGGCCAAGACCGCGGACGGCATGAAGGACGGCAGCCTGGACGGCCTGATCTGGTCCGGCGGCCTGCCCACCGCGCAGATCACCGACATCACGACGTCGCTGAAGGACCAGGTCAAGTTCATCGACATCACCCCGCAGCTGGCCAAGTTGAAGGAGGTCAACTCGGTCTACGACAAGGGCACCATCCCGGCCGCCACCTACGGGCAGCCCGCGGACGTCCCGACCGTCGTCGTGCCGAACGTGCTGCTGGTGAAGGCCGACTTCCCGGACGCCAACGCGTGCGCCATCACCAAGCTCGTCTTCCAGAAGAAGGCGGAGTTGGAGAAGGTGCACCCGGCGGCCAAGGACATCATCAAGGAGAAGGCCGCGATGACCGACCCGGTGCCGCTGCACGCCGGTTCCCTGGACGCGTTCGGCGGATGA
- the purD gene encoding phosphoribosylamine--glycine ligase, translated as MRVLVIGSGAREHALVLALSRDPAVVALACAPGNAGIAGAAETYGVDVGDPAAVAALAKEWNADLVVVGPEQPLVAGAADAVRAAGIPCFGPSAAAARIEGSKAFAKDVMQAAGVPTATSEVVDNPARLDAALTHFGPRWVVKDDGLAAGKGVVVTSDRDTARAHAMTLLDNGHPVLLESFLDGPEVSLFCLTDGSTVVPLLPAQDFKRVGDGDSGPNTGGMGAYSPLPWAPADLVDTIVSTCVQPVVDELARRGTPFTGLLYAGLALTSTGPQVIEFNCRFGDPETQAVLALLRTPLAGLFLAASTGSLASAGPLEWADGYAVTVVVAAEGYPGRPRTGDVVTGGEAEGVLHAGTRRREDGAVVSTGGRVLSVVGTGATLADARTDAYHRVAGVHLTGSHHRTDIALRAANGEIEVP; from the coding sequence GTGCGTGTCCTGGTCATCGGGTCCGGCGCCCGTGAACATGCCCTTGTCCTCGCCCTGTCGCGCGACCCGGCGGTCGTCGCGCTGGCCTGCGCGCCCGGCAACGCCGGGATCGCGGGCGCGGCCGAGACCTACGGTGTCGACGTGGGCGATCCGGCAGCGGTCGCCGCGCTGGCCAAGGAGTGGAACGCCGACCTCGTCGTGGTCGGGCCGGAGCAGCCCCTGGTGGCGGGTGCGGCGGACGCCGTGCGCGCCGCCGGCATCCCCTGCTTCGGCCCGTCCGCCGCGGCGGCCCGCATCGAGGGCTCCAAGGCGTTCGCCAAGGACGTCATGCAGGCGGCCGGGGTGCCCACGGCCACGTCCGAGGTCGTGGACAACCCGGCCCGCCTCGACGCGGCCCTGACCCACTTCGGCCCCCGCTGGGTGGTCAAGGACGACGGCCTGGCGGCCGGCAAGGGCGTGGTCGTCACCTCCGACCGCGACACGGCCCGCGCCCACGCCATGACCCTGCTCGACAACGGCCACCCGGTGCTGCTGGAGTCCTTCCTGGACGGCCCCGAGGTGTCCCTGTTCTGCCTCACCGATGGCTCGACCGTGGTGCCGCTGCTGCCCGCGCAGGACTTCAAGCGCGTGGGCGACGGCGACTCCGGCCCCAACACCGGCGGCATGGGTGCCTACTCGCCGCTACCCTGGGCACCCGCTGATTTGGTGGACACGATCGTGTCCACGTGCGTGCAGCCGGTGGTCGACGAACTGGCCCGCCGCGGCACCCCGTTCACCGGCCTGCTGTACGCGGGCCTGGCCCTGACCTCCACGGGCCCGCAGGTCATCGAGTTCAACTGCCGCTTCGGCGACCCCGAGACCCAGGCCGTGCTGGCCCTCCTGCGCACCCCCCTGGCCGGCCTCTTCCTGGCCGCGTCCACCGGCTCGCTCGCGTCCGCGGGTCCCCTCGAGTGGGCGGACGGCTACGCGGTCACGGTGGTCGTGGCCGCCGAGGGCTACCCCGGCCGCCCCCGCACGGGTGACGTCGTCACCGGCGGTGAAGCGGAGGGCGTCCTGCACGCCGGCACCCGCCGCCGCGAAGACGGTGCCGTGGTCTCGACGGGCGGCCGAGTCCTGTCCGTGGTCGGCACCGGCGCCACCCTGGCGGACGCCCGCACGGACGCCTACCACCGCGTGGCAGGCGTCCACCTGACCGGCTCCCACCACCGCACCGACATCGCCCTGCGCGCGGCGAACGGCGAGATCGAGGTCCCGTAG